The following nucleotide sequence is from Dunckerocampus dactyliophorus isolate RoL2022-P2 chromosome 7, RoL_Ddac_1.1, whole genome shotgun sequence.
AGAACGCTGCAGGAAAAACTGGCAGGAACTACAAAAGTACAAAGAACAGAAAACGCTGCTGAAAACCTAGCAGGAAGTGAGCTAAGGGAGCCACAAACAAAAGGCGCTGCTGAGGACTTAGCAGGAAAAACAACTAGAGCATAAACAGAAAACACCACCGCTGGAAGACGCCAAGCAGGGAACATGAGTACTTACAAAGGGTGACCAGAAAGCGAGGAACAAGGCATAACGTGAGACAGGAGTTGGTGAGCAGGTAAGCATgggtacaatctggcaacaggtAACCCAGGCATGGAGTCTAAGTAGCACAGGCAGTAATTGTCAACAGGTGTGTTTCTCCTGGCTCCGATTCTGCAGCAAGGAGAGTGGCAGGCAGCAGCAGAGTGGCACTACAGAGCATTACGCTATCTccccccttttataagacgccccctggcggcttacctggttTATCAGGATGAAGAGAATGGAAGCCGCAGATAAGGGAGGGGTCAAGGATACAGAAGCGGGAAACCCAGGAACGCTCCTCcggtccatatccctcccagtcaacCAAGTACTGAACACCCCTTCCCCTGAACACCCCTTCCCCTCCTTCTGGAATTCAAAAGGGCCTTCACCGTGTAGGCGAGCTGACCATTGATCACGCACGGCGGAGGCAGGGCCTTGATCGGAGGGCACAGCGGGCTGAAGGTGACTGGCTTGAGATAGGAGACTTGGAACACTGGGTGGACATTGAGAGAGGGTGGCAACTTGAGCTTGATGGCGGACTTGTTAACGAGGGAGTCAATGACATAAGGacccacaaatctgggtgccAGCTTCCACGGGACAACAGCCACACCTCCTAGCCTGGCTGGTAGTCCGGTGCGGGGGCCCTGTGACGATCCGCCAGCTGACAATTGCAATCTGCCATCCAGGAAAGCGCTGCCCGAGTCTCCCGCCAGACACGGTGGGCCCGACGGAGATATAGCTGGACTGATGGTAGATAAACTTCCACCTCCTGTGAAGGGAACGCTGGGGGTTGAAACACATATGCGGCGTTAAAGGGGGACTTAGCTGTAGCTGAACTGATGAGAGCGTTAGTGGCGTACTCAACCCACGGGAGGTGGAGCAACCATGAGGCGGGATGTTGATGGCAGACGCAACGGAGGCCAGCTTCCAAGTCTTGATTGGCcagctctgtctggccgttcgTCTGAGGGTGGTAACTGGAAGACAGACTTGCCGTTGCCCCCAAGGCCTTGCAGAAACATCTCCAAACTCTGTAAGTAAAAGGGAATACCATGAAGCCGGAAAATATGTCTCACCAAAAGTCGAGCTGTCTCCATAGCAGACGGACGCTTGGTGAGGGCGAAGTGCGCCATCTTGTAAAATTTGTCGAGGACATTCAGGATAACAGAGTGACCACGAGAGGGCGGCAAACCAGTGATGAATTCTAAGGCAATGTGTGACCAGGAACGGGGTGGGGCAGGCAATGGGTGTAGTAATCCTGCAGACGGCTGATGAAGAGACTTGCTCCTGGCGGTAGTATATACAGGTTGAGATGGTATTTCCTGCTGGACATTTTGCCTGTCGCACCTCCTCCAGTGCACTTTGGGTCAGATGCAGGATCGTCAGCTGGTGCCACCTTTCACTGATGTTTCGCCCCCTAGCCAGTACATCTCCAGGTGGGGGGGCAAGTGGCATCTTGGGACGTCTCCCTACCACTCCCTGCATCCAACCCTATTGGGGTGTCTGACCCCATCTGCTATCTTTCCTCCTTAACCACAACCAGTAGCTTGCTTTTTCGGCCTCTTCTGCTAGCTCCTTGATTGCTCGCTGTAGTTTTGCCCCTGTTGTTCCTAGAGCGCGGAGAAGCTGGATCGCTGACCTGCCAACGAAGCCCCTGCACCCGACCTCCACTGGGTGGATGGATGCTGCCCACCCTGCCtctttgcactctgctgccaGCTCGGTGTACTTGAGCCGCTTGGTCTCGTGTGCAGATGGTATTCCCTCTTCCCACGGCACAGTTAACTCAATGATGAGGACCCGCTTGGCAGCTGTGGACCACATCACGATGTCTGGTCTTAGGGTTGATTGCACAATCTCGCTTGGGAAGATGAGCTGCCTGTCCAGGTCAACACGCATTTCCCACGCCTTCCCAGGGGTTAGCAATGATCTTGCCTGACTGCCCTGCGCCTTTTCCTGGGTCTCCCCTGGTCGTACGAAGGAGATGCTAGTCGTTTGGCCGCTTGCTGTTGCGTTAGCAGCTGTTCTTCTTGTCTCCAGGTGCTCTGCCAGCTTCCTCAGCACTTGATTGTGCCGCCATCTGAGACGTCCTTGTGACAGTGCCACTTTGCATGATGCCAGGATGTGTTGGAGGCCTACTTTgtcactttcacacagcgaGCACCTGTCCTCACTCCCAAACCACGTGGAGAGGTTCTGAGGGCACGGGAGGGTGTCGTACGCTGCCCTGACCATGAAGCTGAGCCGTGCCTGTGGGGCTTGCCAGATGTCTTGCCAGGTTATGACCCTGTGGACAGTGTCCTCCCACCTGGTCCATGCCCCTTGCTTGCCCTGGGACACCGCTTTGATGAGATACTGCTCTTGCTCTGCTCGAGCCACTTCCTCCACAATCATGGCCCTTCTCTGCTGTCTTGAGGCTTTTGACCAGAATCTCATTGGTTCCCCGAAGCCGACTCCAGCCCGGCCTTCCTGCACTCTCCCGGTGATCTCTCTGTGTTGTAGCCTGCTGACAGCCTGATTCACTTCTGGTTGGGCCCTCCATTTGCGCCCCGTTCTGACGGCTACTGCCGCGGCTCTTATCGCAGGGTCCCTGGACTCCTTGAGTTCAAACACCAGGCGGGCCTTTTCCTGTTTGTACCCAAGGCCCACTGACTTCAATGGAAGCTGAAGTGCATTCTTTCCAAAGAGTCCTGCGTTGGAGAAGCAGCGAGGGAGACCCAACCATTTCCTTATATAGGTGTTTGCAATGCTGTCTAACCTGCTGACCGTGGTGGATGGAATCTCGCAGACTTTAAGTGGCCACATCACACGCTGGAATAGTGTGAACTGGTAGCACCACAGTTTGAACTTCCCGGGGAGCTGGCTGCTATCAATCCTGGCCAGGCCGTGCCCCAGCTGCTGTTGTACCCGCTTGCCCATCTGCCTGTCAGAGAGGTCAGCAGTGTATTCTCTTCCGAGGCTTCTAATAGGCTGCTCTGACAACAGGGGTATCCTCTCCCCCCCTACCATGAACACCGTCCCATCGGTCCTTACTCCTCTCCTGATTGACAGGCTCCGCGACTTGGCTGGCTTTATCTTCAGTCTTGCCCACTGCGTAAGCTCATCCAGGCGTTTGAGGACCCTTGCTGTACATGGAGCGGTCTGTAGGATGCTTGTCACATCGTCCATGTACCCTCTCAGGGCGGGAAGTCTTTCTCCAGATGGCAGCCTCACACCTCCAACCACTTGTCTTGCTCCACGGAGAATGAGCTCAAAGGCAGCCACGAAGAGTATGGGCGAAATCGCGCAGCCCATTGCAATGCCGACCTCCAGCTGTTGCCACCTTGTTGCCGAACCTTCTCGGGTGAAGCACATGTGGAAATTGCTGAAGTATTTGGCTATGATGGTGCTGACAGCTGTTGGGATGTGAAAGAACTCCACTGCATAGTCAATCACCTTGTGTGGTACTGACCCATACGCATTGGCCAAGTCTAGCCATACCACATGGAGGTCAGTGCGCTCCCTCTTGGCCCGCTGGATCTGCTCCCAGATCACGGCTGAGTGCTCAATACACCCTGGGAACCCTGGGATCCCCGCCTTCTGGCAACTTGTGTCAACATACCCATTGCCCTTAAGGAAGTTGGTCATTCTCCTTGCGAGAATCGAGAAGAACAGCTTCCCCTCCACGTTCAGTAATGCGATGCTCCTGAACTGATCGATGGTGGTAGAATTCAATTCCTTTGGGATGAATACGCCAGCTGCCTGCTGCCACTCGGCTGGGATGGACTCCTTCTTCCAAGCCACCCTCAAACGGAGTAGGCCGCCACAAACTTGACATTTGTCAGCAGTgagggccaccagaacctctgaTCCACCACGAACATGGTCTGCTTAATCCCAGGGTGGCATGCCATCTTAGATGAGTGTCCCCACTGTAGTACCTCTGATCTGAGTTCCTCTGGCACGAATAGTCTGCCCTGGGTGGTGCCTCGGACACTTTCCTTTCCACATACTGGAGCGCCCCCAACACTCTGGCTACAGACACGTTAGTCTCTGGGGTCTTGTCCACCTCCGCCGAGCCAAACATCCTGGACAGGACATCGGGCTTGACGTTGCGGGAACCGGGTCGGTAGGTGATAGAGAAATTAAATCGGGTCAGGAACAACGACCAACGGGCAAAGCGGGAATCAAGTCTCTGGGCTGTCCTAATGTAGGCGAGTTTCTTGTGATCGGTCACCACCACAAACGGCAAggctgcgccctccagccaatgcctccactcccgAAGCACGAGATGATGTCCAGCAGTTCCCTCTTCCCCACGCCGTAGCTCCCTTCAGCTGAAGTGAGGCAACtcgagaagaatgcacatgggAATCTCTGGGAAAGGACCGCTCCACCCCTATATCCAACACGTCAACCTCAACAAAAAATTGCAAAGCAGGATCAGGGTGAGAACAGCAGTAGTAAACAAGACTTTGATATTAGCAAACGCGGTTTCGGCCTCAGGGGACCACACAAAAGGTATGTTAGTggatgtaagccttgtcagaggttccacTTTGCTACTGAAATTGCGAATGAACCTTCTGTAAAAGCTGGCAAACCCCAGGAACCTCTCCAAAGGCTTTCTTGCTGTAGGAGTAGGCtattcgaccaccgcctggatcttggcggggtCGGATCTAAGCTTGcctttctccacaatgtaccccaggaAGGAAACAGGAGCGGAGTGAAAGTTGCATAGAGTAGAGTCGGTTTTCTAAAAGATGCTGAAGCACCAGTCAGACATGGAGGACATGTTCCTGTATATCACGAGAGAAAATTAAAATATCGTGTAAATAGACAAAGCAAAACTTATTTGGCATATCTCTCAAAACATCATTAATGAGACTTTGGAATACGGCAGGTGCATTGGTAAGCCCGAATGGCATGACGAGGCATTCAAAGTGCCCTAGAGGCGTGTTAAAAGcagtcttccactcgtccccttCCCGGATGTGCACCAAATGGTAGGCATTACGCAGGTCGGGTTTAGTGAAGAATTTGGCAGCGTGTAAAGTCGAAAAGGCAGAGTCCATCAAAGGCAAGGGGTAGCCATTACTCACCATAATCTCATGAAGTCCCCGGTAGTTTATGCATGGGTGTAAGGACTTGTCCTTTTTCTCCACAAACAAGAAGCCTGCCCCTAATGGTGATGATGAAGGGCGAATGAGTGACAAGGAGATGTACTCCTTAAGAGCCTGTAATTTGGGCCTggaaacgtttaaaaaaaaaaaaaaaaaaaaaaaaattcacataagtgacgttttaaaaaaaaagtctgtccacacaaaaacattcaccagctgtcatgtgcattttgtcccagcctgaaaaagcaaccacagcAGTGCGTTATACTGGTATGTTCCAATTCCTGCACTGTGTGTGCGGGGAACGGgaataaaaggtatgtaggctgcttacttattgtcagtgctaatgtgacattttctcaaaatctgaccataatAACTATTTGTGAGCCTGGATTATTGGTGCATGTCCTGCCATGTTCGCAACATTAAacaagcatctgtgtgtgtgcattgatgatgcatatgagtgtgctACATTCACCAACAAGAAGGATTTTAATACTTTCAACGtaggtagatagatactgtagatacttACGTAGAAATACATAATTGTTTCAAGATTAAATAAGAAGCAAGATACAAAGTGGAAGAGCGGGGGGGATGTTGTCTTTTTCGGCCTGCGACCCCTGtgtgattgagtttgacactccTGAAGACGCTTTATAGAACAAGGGCAAACAGAGTgacacctcttgtcagtcatacaggtacagtcactttgtctctgtaggggaggcggggccgctagcatccacacagcaaaagagtggagtcACATGAGGAGCAAAGCAAGGTAACATAGGAGAAATTAGGAAGGAAAAAGATACTTGcaaagccgaatgccacagcccccgtgtgggaatattaataatgagcaaggtgagcctaTCAGCACCGTGCTAATATGTCAAATTTATttgaaagtggtagcaacataaaaggcaacaaaacaaacttgcacacctcaaacatatccacccttCCCAGTTTtctcatctgggaaaaaaaaacacacatcgaGATGCAGCGCCTTCGTTCTGACGGTCAACAATCGCTGAgatgtttggtcggcaaagtaaatacaaacggaacagcaCAAAATTGTGTGCATtccaaaagaaatgctgctctttaatacagttgaaaagccagcatttgaaGAAAGGCTGCaagtgtttgacagacagtacgactTGCCTATGAGAAAATACACGTCACAAACGGCAATACGATggctttacagagtgaaagatgacaagaAATATTGCATTACTATGATAGATTATTATTCATCGTTATTGTTTTTATACTCTATGTTATAACAGTGGTTTACATTTGGTTtgtatttggtctcaaaaaatgttgacaataatgttgTTTAGCGTCAActtaaacatttgaaaatgaacCTGCAtttgtgacttggttaaataaaaaagtttgtttgtccacacctattttttccataaaatctcgtctcgtcgtGTCTTGTGGGCCCAATCCCGTGCAGCGTCTCGTCGCTTGagctgggtgtctcgtgacacccctcagGCAGCCAATGCAGTCATGATGGAAAAAGTAAGGAGAAATGAAATCATAAATAAGTGGAATACATACAGCATATGATCAGAAAATGATAAATACTCAAGGAGTGAAACATGTCTAAATAAATGAGGTCATAGCTGATTGTAATGTTCAGTGCATGAAGCCGATTGCTTGACTTGGTTGGCTTTAGCACGCGAGTAATAAGTCATGAATGTTGCTGCTGTATTGTTCCTAAGTGTGGTTTTACACTTCCAGTTCCAGATCTTCTTTTTCAGCAATCCTTTGTGTTGCAATGTTTGTATTGTCGACTGTTGATGACTTTAATCCACCAGACTGCATCATTCTTTGTGTGGTTCATTTTCTCTGGTCCcctaaaaagacaaaacaccacttacagtatgttaagtcaaaatgtttattttagtgCTCAGCagaatgcttgaaaatgtgctGAATCCCAGCAAGCATGACTTGCTGATGTGATGTTTCTTCTGCAAAGTGACAACATTGACTGTCCTCTGTGACTTTTAACTACAACTTTAAACATCCACTAGACTTTTATTCAATCTGCACGACTGTTTATCCACTGCCTTGACACTTATCAAATTGGCTCTCCTCTGCAGCGAGCGCAGCTGGCTGCATCCCCACGGTGCTGCATTGACTATTATATTTACAGAAGGAGAGTCAATCCCGCCGTGCCCCCGTGTGCCCCGACGACCCACCGGAAAATGAGCGACTCCTCCAGACTGCTGAACCAGACGCCAAATGGTATTAAAGAGCTGGAGTGCAGCCAGATGGGCCGCACGTCGCGGAATAACATTATTCAACCTTGGAGCGAAACATGAAGCTTGAACAGAGTGCTGCGGCTCAGTGGAGGCCATCTTTTGTGTTGTCTGTTGTCTGCTCCCTTCATTTTGTTGTCGGGCTGTTTTCTTAACATATATGGAGTAGCGGTGGAGTTGAACCTGTAAGTGTGGGAACTTAGCCACAGGGCCGCCCCTGGCCAAATTGGGGCCCTAAAGGCAGCAGCTATACCATTACACCATAAGGGACTAACAGGTGAGTAAGTATTTCTGCCATTTTATTCTCTCGTTCTGCTGTGTGCTGTCAATCATTGCAGCAACAAGTGCGAGTGTCAGGTTATTTGTTTCTTACTTTCCCTCCTGCCTCGGGCTGACTCTGTGCATTTGCCGAGAATGCTCCCCCTTGCCCAAAACGAGGCCCCACCATCCCTACACAGCACGAGTAGTGCGTGTAGGAAGGGGTGGTCCTGCTTAGCCGTAACTTTGTCTTACTAAAATGATGAACAAGACTGTTATTTATTTCcgaattttttttatgttggttactcagaatatgctggagtttgttcattttatacatgctgctactggtgcgcTTTCCTTTTCCCTgttggttctgtgcaatgggaaatatgttggtagatgtaaccttccaattattaaaaggtAATGGGAGTGAATTCAtctttttcatgtttattttcattgtggatcgttacaaatatgctttgttttttactttttaattttatttttttattattttatatatatatttttttttactatatatataaaaaaagaaaaaaaaggaaaacaaaacaaatatgctttgtttagTAGTACTCTGagtaaaaaaatgatatatagaaaaaaattatgcatgaaaaatcTGACAAATTATTGATCACAAAAGAGATGCATCCagaatcgttttatcatcgcatcgcaggcctctttAATTGTAATCGCATCAAATCGTGAGGTGgtcagagattcccacccctaatgTGTTcctggcacacacacagacggaaccacgtgacacaccaactgtagaagaagaaagaacacgtGCGCATGAGTCACTACTTACTTCAGAGGGTCCCTTTggagtataatacaactaaatatcaggagaatgttgactgcggtgagtcatgcCGGTCCAAATCAGATGTCaccaaagctcacttctggtcacatgacggcgACGGGTCGGTGGTCTCATCCTTTTCAAAAAGCAGTGGAGTCTACACAG
It contains:
- the LOC129185756 gene encoding uncharacterized protein LOC129185756 isoform X2; this translates as MSLEMFLQGLGGNGKSVFQLPPSDERPDRAGQSRLGSWPPLRLPSTSRLMVAPPPRSLHRRWKFIYHQSSYISVGPTVSGGRLGQRFPGWQIAIVSWRIVTGPPHRTTSQARSVPSLLSQASHLQPAVPSDQGPASAVRDQWSARLHGEGPFEFQKEGKGCSGEGVFSTWLTGRDMDRRSVPGFPASVSLTPPLSAASILFILINQNRSQEKHTC
- the LOC129185756 gene encoding uncharacterized protein LOC129185756 isoform X1, which translates into the protein MSLEMFLQGLGGNGKSVFQLPPSDERPDRAGQSRLGSWPPLRLPSTSRLMVAPPPRSLHRRWKFIYHQSSYISVGPTVSGGRLGQRFPGWQIAIVSWRIVTGPPHRTTSQARSVPSLLSQASHLQPAVPSDQGPASAVRDQWSARLHGEGPFEFQKEGKGCSGEGVFSTWLTGRDMDRRSVPGFPASVSLTPPLSAASILFILINQVSRQGASYKRGEIA